A genomic window from Serratia liquefaciens includes:
- the urtC gene encoding urea ABC transporter permease subunit UrtC, with protein sequence MSQPLTVTGVQKAPRLALGIGGLALLTLLIMPFLALLPAGHPLAISTYTLTLVGKILCYAVVAVALDLVWGYAGLLSLGHGLFFALGGYAMGMYLMRQAAGEGLPSFMVFLSWSELPWFWSGTQYFAWALCLIVLVPGVLAFVFGYFAFRSKIKGVYFSIMTQALTYAGMLLFFRNETGFGGNNGFTGFTTLLGFSITATGTRVALFLATVLLLAASLASGFTLARSKFGRVLTAVRDAENRLTFCGYDPKGFKLFVWTLSAVLCGLAGALYVPQVGIINPGEMSPTNSIEAAIWVALGGRGTLVGPLLGAGIVNGAKSWFTMAIPEYWQFFLGLMFIIVTLFLPKGVIGLLRRRKSQ encoded by the coding sequence ATGAGCCAACCTTTGACTGTAACCGGGGTGCAAAAGGCCCCCCGACTGGCGCTGGGCATCGGCGGGCTGGCGTTGCTGACGCTGTTAATCATGCCTTTTCTCGCGCTGTTACCGGCGGGTCACCCGCTGGCGATCTCCACCTATACCCTGACGCTGGTAGGCAAAATTTTGTGCTATGCCGTGGTGGCGGTAGCGCTTGATCTGGTGTGGGGGTATGCCGGGTTGTTGTCTCTGGGACATGGGTTATTTTTCGCCCTGGGCGGCTATGCCATGGGCATGTACCTGATGCGCCAGGCGGCGGGAGAGGGCTTGCCGAGCTTTATGGTATTCCTGTCCTGGAGCGAACTGCCCTGGTTTTGGAGCGGCACCCAGTATTTCGCCTGGGCATTGTGCCTGATCGTGCTGGTGCCGGGCGTGCTGGCCTTCGTCTTCGGCTACTTCGCCTTCCGTTCAAAAATCAAAGGCGTCTATTTTTCCATCATGACGCAGGCATTGACCTATGCCGGCATGCTGCTGTTCTTCCGCAACGAAACCGGCTTTGGCGGTAACAACGGCTTTACCGGTTTCACCACGCTGCTGGGTTTTTCGATCACCGCGACCGGCACGCGGGTGGCATTGTTTCTGGCAACGGTGTTGTTGCTGGCGGCCAGTTTGGCGAGCGGTTTTACTCTGGCACGCAGCAAGTTTGGCCGGGTGTTAACCGCGGTGCGCGATGCGGAAAATCGCCTGACGTTTTGCGGCTACGATCCCAAAGGTTTCAAGCTGTTCGTCTGGACGCTGTCGGCGGTGCTGTGCGGCCTGGCCGGGGCGTTATATGTGCCGCAGGTGGGCATCATCAACCCCGGTGAAATGTCGCCGACCAACTCGATTGAGGCCGCTATCTGGGTGGCACTCGGCGGGCGCGGCACCTTGGTGGGGCCACTGCTCGGCGCCGGTATCGTCAACGGCGCCAAAAGTTGGTTCACCATGGCAATCCCGGAATACTGGCAGTTCTTCCTTGGCCTGATGTTTATCATCGTCACGCTGTTCTTGCCGAAGGGGGTTATCGGCCTGCTACGCAGAAGGAAATCACAATGA
- a CDS encoding type II toxin-antitoxin system ParD family antitoxin, translating into MGRTLTVDLGEELRGFVEGLVASGDYRTPSEVIRESVRTLRERTAASKLEELRRLIAEGENSGEALEWDRDVFMERIRSKTKGCEEK; encoded by the coding sequence ATGGGCAGAACATTAACGGTAGACCTGGGTGAAGAGCTGCGTGGTTTTGTCGAAGGCCTGGTAGCCAGCGGCGACTACCGAACCCCAAGCGAGGTCATCCGCGAATCGGTACGTACCCTGCGCGAACGTACCGCTGCATCAAAACTGGAAGAACTGCGCCGCTTGATCGCCGAAGGTGAAAATAGTGGCGAAGCCCTAGAGTGGGATCGCGATGTGTTCATGGAAAGAATACGGAGTAAAACAAAAGGATGCGAAGAAAAATAG
- the acpA gene encoding acid phosphatase: protein MPKAQEVGHVNYKIDEDAVFTTQLPNQPFVLTGPQGENLPHGVVTRDLWHVFYQNQMQINGGKNDKFVAWADSGALTMGYYGDGAYNLRLWTLAQEFTLCDNFFQGAFGGSFLNHQYLICARPPFYPDVQNSVAKDGIAQLESDDVTDWRLKPLSDSPVSASFGIPLFGKSLLTPDGYAVNTMAPPYWPSWTQDEKDPTLADATMPNVMPPQQHPHIGDLLSQKGIDWAWYAGGWQYALDNRKDQGDFPGAPDFQYHHQPFNYFENLGPANPQAREAHLRDGGIGDSTSGNKFLAAVEAGTLPPVAFYKPQGNLNMHAGYSDVEAGDRHIAHIINSLRNGPQWDNSVVVITFDENGGWWDHVAPPQGDRWGPGSRIPALVISPFARKGYVDHQVYDTGSILRFISRVFDLPTLEGLTERDKAMATRGQKPLGDLTGTLEFPG, encoded by the coding sequence GTGCCGAAGGCTCAGGAAGTCGGGCATGTTAACTACAAAATCGACGAAGATGCGGTTTTTACCACTCAACTGCCGAATCAGCCGTTTGTGCTGACCGGGCCGCAGGGCGAAAACCTGCCGCATGGCGTGGTAACCCGCGATCTGTGGCACGTGTTTTATCAGAACCAGATGCAGATCAACGGCGGCAAAAATGACAAATTCGTCGCCTGGGCCGATTCCGGTGCTCTGACCATGGGCTATTACGGCGACGGTGCATACAACCTGCGGCTGTGGACGTTGGCGCAGGAGTTTACCCTGTGCGATAACTTCTTCCAGGGGGCGTTTGGCGGCTCCTTCCTCAACCACCAGTATCTGATTTGCGCCCGCCCACCGTTTTATCCCGACGTGCAAAATTCTGTCGCCAAAGACGGCATTGCTCAGCTTGAAAGCGACGACGTGACGGACTGGCGTTTGAAGCCGCTGAGCGATTCGCCGGTCAGCGCTTCATTCGGCATTCCGCTGTTCGGCAAAAGCCTGCTGACGCCGGACGGTTACGCGGTCAATACCATGGCGCCGCCGTACTGGCCGTCATGGACGCAGGATGAGAAAGATCCGACGCTGGCGGATGCCACCATGCCCAACGTTATGCCGCCACAGCAACACCCGCACATTGGCGATTTGCTCAGCCAGAAAGGGATCGATTGGGCCTGGTACGCCGGTGGCTGGCAGTACGCGCTGGACAACCGCAAAGATCAGGGCGATTTTCCCGGCGCACCGGATTTTCAGTATCATCATCAGCCGTTCAATTACTTCGAAAATCTGGGGCCGGCCAACCCGCAGGCGCGCGAAGCCCATTTGCGTGATGGCGGTATTGGCGATTCAACCAGCGGCAATAAATTCCTGGCAGCGGTGGAAGCGGGCACCTTGCCGCCGGTCGCTTTCTACAAGCCACAGGGCAACCTCAATATGCACGCCGGCTATTCGGATGTCGAAGCCGGTGACCGCCATATTGCCCATATCATCAACAGCCTGCGTAACGGCCCGCAGTGGGACAACAGCGTGGTGGTGATTACCTTCGATGAAAACGGTGGCTGGTGGGATCACGTTGCACCGCCGCAGGGGGATCGTTGGGGACCTGGCTCGCGCATCCCGGCGTTGGTGATCTCACCGTTCGCCCGCAAGGGATATGTCGATCACCAAGTGTACGATACCGGATCCATCTTGCGATTCATCAGTCGGGTGTTTGATTTGCCAACGCTGGAAGGGCTGACCGAGCGCGATAAGGCAATGGCGACGCGTGGCCAGAAACCCTTGGGGGATCTGACCGGCACGCTGGAGTTTCCGGGTTAA
- the urtB gene encoding urea ABC transporter permease subunit UrtB: MKLFSLSRLRPLCFLLCCLPMFAQAGPADDFAAASRTQQAALLQAWATAPEASRLPLLQALKQENLVIDQAKHAFVQQGENYQPLSGSAAPVGTPKKLWLNNRLRILIANALSAHRLVSEDPAARLQAAQALQREAQSDQLPLLTQRLALEQDSRVHEALSIALANLQLNDADAGVRLNAVRLLGSSGDPETQTRLQALTETDHEPDAAVRAEAMKSLSSVKHRLMIGDLIGQAFTGLSLGSILLLAALGLAITYGLLGVINMAHGEMLMLGAYSAYLVQGLFQQFAPQWLALYPLVALPVAFAITACIGMALERTVIRHLYGRPLETLLATWGISLVLIQGVRVLFGAQNVEVANPAWLSGGIQLLPNLVLPWNRIAVIVFVVLVLTLTWLLLNKTRLGMNVRAVTQNRAMAACCGVPTGRVDMLAFGLGSGIAGLGGVALSQLGNVGPELGQGYIIDSFLVVVLGGVGQLAGTVVAAFGLGILNKILEPQIGAVLGKILILALIVLFIQKRPQGLFALKGRVND, translated from the coding sequence ATGAAACTTTTCTCTTTAAGCCGACTCAGGCCTCTGTGTTTTCTGCTGTGCTGCCTGCCCATGTTTGCGCAGGCGGGGCCGGCCGATGATTTTGCTGCGGCCAGCCGCACGCAGCAAGCCGCATTATTGCAAGCGTGGGCCACCGCGCCTGAGGCTTCGCGCCTGCCGCTGCTGCAAGCGTTGAAGCAGGAAAACCTGGTGATCGACCAGGCCAAACATGCCTTTGTCCAGCAGGGCGAAAACTACCAGCCCTTGTCTGGCAGCGCGGCCCCGGTCGGCACGCCGAAGAAGCTGTGGTTGAACAACCGGTTGCGCATCCTGATTGCCAACGCGCTGTCGGCGCATCGGCTGGTCAGCGAGGACCCGGCAGCGCGTTTACAGGCGGCGCAGGCCCTGCAGCGCGAGGCGCAAAGCGATCAGTTGCCGCTGCTGACCCAGCGTTTGGCGCTGGAACAAGACAGCCGGGTGCATGAGGCATTGAGCATCGCGCTGGCGAATCTGCAACTGAACGATGCCGATGCCGGGGTGCGACTCAACGCGGTGCGCTTGCTTGGCAGTTCGGGCGATCCTGAAACGCAAACGCGTCTGCAGGCGTTGACGGAGACAGACCATGAGCCAGACGCCGCGGTACGTGCCGAAGCGATGAAAAGCCTGAGCAGCGTGAAACATCGGCTGATGATCGGTGACCTGATCGGCCAGGCCTTTACCGGCCTGTCACTGGGGTCGATCCTGCTGTTGGCGGCGCTCGGTTTGGCAATCACCTATGGCCTGCTGGGGGTGATCAACATGGCGCACGGCGAAATGCTGATGCTCGGCGCCTACTCGGCTTATCTGGTTCAGGGGTTGTTTCAGCAATTTGCGCCGCAGTGGCTGGCGCTGTATCCGCTGGTGGCACTGCCGGTGGCGTTCGCCATCACGGCCTGCATCGGCATGGCGCTGGAGCGCACGGTGATCCGCCACCTTTATGGCCGACCGTTGGAAACGCTGCTGGCCACCTGGGGCATTAGCCTGGTGCTGATCCAAGGGGTACGGGTGCTGTTTGGTGCGCAAAACGTGGAGGTCGCGAACCCGGCCTGGCTGTCGGGCGGCATTCAACTACTGCCGAATCTGGTGCTGCCATGGAACCGCATTGCCGTCATCGTGTTTGTGGTACTGGTGCTGACTCTCACCTGGCTGTTGCTGAATAAAACCCGACTGGGCATGAACGTGCGGGCCGTGACGCAAAACCGTGCCATGGCCGCGTGTTGCGGTGTACCCACCGGTCGTGTCGATATGCTGGCGTTCGGGTTGGGGTCCGGCATTGCCGGGTTGGGCGGCGTGGCCTTGTCGCAGCTGGGCAACGTCGGGCCCGAGCTGGGGCAGGGTTATATCATCGACTCCTTCCTGGTGGTGGTGCTTGGCGGCGTGGGCCAGTTGGCCGGTACGGTGGTGGCGGCTTTTGGCCTCGGTATCCTCAACAAAATTCTTGAACCACAGATTGGCGCCGTGCTGGGTAAAATCCTGATCCTGGCGCTGATTGTCCTGTTTATTCAAAAGCGTCCTCAGGGGCTATTTGCCCTCAAGGGCAGGGTGAACGACTGA
- the urtA gene encoding urea ABC transporter substrate-binding protein, with the protein MQRRHFIKAFALSATVVGMGMAWGVQAADTIKVGILSSLSGTMAISETPLKDVALMTIDDINAKGGVLGKKLEPVVVDPASNWPLFAEKARQLLSQDKVAAVFGCWTSVSRKSVLPVFEELNGLLFYPVQYEGEEMSPNVFYTGAAPNQQAIPAVEYLLSEDGGAAKRFFLLGTDYVYPRTTNKILRAFLHSKGIQDKDIEEVYTPFGYSDYQTIVANIKKFSAGGKTAVISTINGDSNVPFYKELANQGIKATDVPVIAFSVGEEELRGIDTKPLVGNLAAWNYFESVDNPTNKQFVSEWRAYAKAHNLPNYATAVTNDPMEATYVGIHMWAQAVEKAGTTDVDKVRAAMAGQTFAAPSGFTLTMDATNHHLHKPVMIGEIEGNGQFNVVWQTDAPVRAQPWSPYIAGNDKKPDHPVKGGR; encoded by the coding sequence ATGCAACGTCGTCACTTTATAAAAGCTTTTGCGTTGTCCGCCACCGTGGTCGGCATGGGTATGGCCTGGGGCGTACAGGCCGCCGACACCATCAAGGTCGGCATCCTGAGTTCGCTGTCCGGCACCATGGCGATTTCTGAAACGCCGCTGAAAGACGTGGCGCTGATGACCATCGACGATATCAACGCCAAAGGTGGCGTATTGGGTAAAAAGCTCGAACCGGTGGTGGTGGATCCGGCCTCCAACTGGCCGCTGTTCGCCGAGAAGGCGCGCCAGCTGCTGAGTCAGGACAAGGTGGCGGCGGTATTTGGCTGCTGGACTTCGGTGTCGCGCAAGTCAGTGCTGCCGGTGTTTGAAGAGCTGAACGGCCTGCTGTTTTACCCGGTGCAGTACGAAGGGGAAGAGATGTCGCCGAACGTGTTCTACACCGGTGCCGCGCCTAACCAGCAGGCAATCCCGGCGGTGGAGTATCTGCTGAGCGAAGACGGCGGAGCGGCCAAACGCTTCTTCCTGTTGGGGACCGACTACGTGTATCCGCGCACCACCAACAAGATCCTGCGCGCCTTCCTGCATTCGAAAGGGATCCAGGATAAAGACATTGAAGAAGTCTATACGCCGTTCGGTTACAGCGACTACCAAACCATTGTCGCCAACATCAAGAAATTCTCCGCCGGTGGCAAAACGGCGGTGATTTCCACCATCAACGGTGACTCCAACGTTCCCTTCTACAAAGAGCTGGCCAACCAGGGGATCAAGGCTACCGATGTGCCGGTGATTGCCTTCTCGGTCGGTGAGGAAGAGCTGCGTGGTATCGACACCAAACCGCTGGTGGGCAACCTGGCTGCCTGGAACTACTTCGAGTCGGTGGATAACCCGACCAACAAGCAGTTTGTCAGCGAATGGCGAGCCTACGCCAAGGCCCATAACTTGCCGAACTATGCCACCGCCGTGACCAACGACCCGATGGAAGCGACCTATGTCGGCATCCACATGTGGGCGCAGGCAGTTGAGAAGGCCGGAACTACCGACGTTGATAAGGTGCGCGCCGCCATGGCCGGGCAGACTTTCGCTGCGCCATCGGGCTTTACCCTGACCATGGACGCCACCAACCACCACCTGCATAAGCCGGTGATGATCGGTGAGATTGAAGGCAACGGTCAGTTCAACGTGGTGTGGCAGACCGATGCGCCGGTCCGCGCTCAGCCGTGGAGTCCGTACATTGCCGGCAACGACAAAAAGCCGGACCACCCGGTAAAAGGCGGTCGGTAA
- a CDS encoding RES family NAD+ phosphorylase: MADELMPPAGKININKRTLKAGTPLYRIHREKYAGDAFNGSTEGDARFSPIRDQSNKVIATVYAGDNTKVALCEVPLHDLDFSLRHVGFNVGRLAGLVHTELIVKAELQLAVLDQPGLAKMRASKKVAHCDAVHYPVTRKWAEAIHAQHKEIQGLVWPSKQHPGNAYVLFGDRFNGNELSIAVNTVSVTDKSVLIHLFELADSMGITLLEGD, translated from the coding sequence ATGGCTGATGAGTTAATGCCGCCGGCCGGAAAGATCAATATCAACAAGAGAACCCTTAAGGCAGGGACCCCGCTATATCGTATCCACAGAGAAAAATACGCCGGCGACGCTTTTAATGGCAGCACGGAGGGAGATGCGCGGTTCAGCCCGATTCGCGATCAAAGTAATAAAGTTATCGCAACCGTTTATGCTGGTGACAATACCAAAGTAGCCCTGTGCGAAGTGCCTTTGCACGATCTCGATTTCTCGCTGCGACATGTCGGGTTTAATGTTGGACGGCTGGCGGGGTTGGTCCACACTGAACTGATAGTGAAGGCCGAGTTGCAACTTGCCGTCCTGGATCAACCTGGTTTGGCCAAGATGAGGGCGTCTAAAAAAGTTGCGCATTGTGACGCCGTACACTATCCGGTGACGCGTAAGTGGGCTGAGGCTATTCATGCGCAACACAAGGAAATTCAGGGATTAGTTTGGCCGTCAAAACAGCATCCGGGCAATGCCTATGTTCTGTTTGGCGACCGCTTTAATGGAAACGAGTTATCTATTGCTGTTAACACGGTATCAGTAACAGATAAAAGCGTTTTAATACATCTATTCGAACTGGCCGATAGCATGGGGATTACGCTTCTGGAGGGGGATTGA
- a CDS encoding GntR family transcriptional regulator produces the protein MQITNNRSKTRPEGLAERIYLQLKDDIFDFHLLPGDRFSENEIAVRMDVSRTPVRQALFWLEREGYVEVHFRSGWQVRPFDFAYFEELYDLRIVLECEAVKRLCARSMGEVPEQLAALTRFWIDEPRLEEGKTVSVHDEQFHMALVEAAGNGEMARIHRDLTEKIRIIRRLDFTQESRVEATYNEHAAILRAILQHRTEEAQTQLSHHIAVSKAEVRKITLHMLHQARLRQP, from the coding sequence ATGCAAATCACCAATAACCGCAGCAAGACACGGCCGGAGGGGCTGGCGGAACGTATCTATCTGCAGCTCAAGGACGACATTTTTGATTTTCACCTGCTGCCGGGCGATCGCTTCAGCGAAAACGAAATTGCCGTGCGTATGGACGTCAGCCGTACGCCAGTGCGTCAGGCGTTGTTCTGGCTGGAGCGCGAGGGCTACGTAGAGGTGCATTTTCGCAGCGGCTGGCAGGTGCGCCCGTTCGATTTTGCCTACTTCGAGGAGCTGTATGACCTGCGCATCGTGTTGGAGTGCGAAGCGGTAAAACGGCTGTGCGCCCGGTCAATGGGCGAGGTGCCTGAGCAGTTGGCGGCGCTCACCCGTTTTTGGATCGACGAACCGCGGCTGGAGGAGGGGAAAACCGTCTCCGTGCACGACGAGCAGTTTCATATGGCGCTGGTCGAGGCAGCGGGGAATGGAGAAATGGCGCGTATTCATCGCGATCTGACCGAGAAAATTCGCATCATCCGTCGGCTCGATTTCACCCAGGAAAGCCGGGTTGAGGCGACCTACAACGAGCACGCCGCCATTTTGCGGGCGATCTTGCAACACCGAACCGAGGAGGCGCAAACGCAGCTCAGTCACCATATTGCCGTCAGCAAGGCTGAAGTAAGAAAAATAACTCTGCATATGCTGCATCAGGCCCGGCTTCGTCAGCCATAA
- the urtD gene encoding urea ABC transporter ATP-binding protein UrtD, with protein MNSLQMTDELFTQPLPADKHRQQTDPVLLLDNINVSFDGFRALSDLSLQIGVGELRCVIGPNGAGKTTLMDVITGKTRPDSGRVFYDQTVDLTALDPMQIAQAGIGRKFQKPTVFEALTVFENLEIAQKAQKSVWACLRAKLSGEQRDRIDEMLKTLRLGHERHRPAGLLSHGQKQFLEIGMLLVQEPHLLLLDEPAAGMTDAETEYTAELFRALAGKHSLMVVEHDMGFVETIADHVTVLHQGQVLAEGSLAQVQANEQVIEVYLGR; from the coding sequence ATGAATTCGCTGCAAATGACCGACGAGTTGTTCACCCAGCCGTTGCCGGCGGATAAACATCGCCAGCAAACCGATCCGGTGCTGTTGCTCGACAACATCAACGTCAGCTTCGACGGTTTTCGCGCACTGAGCGATTTGTCGCTGCAGATTGGCGTAGGGGAATTGCGCTGTGTGATCGGGCCAAACGGGGCAGGGAAAACCACCTTGATGGATGTGATCACCGGTAAAACCCGACCGGACAGCGGCAGAGTGTTTTACGATCAAACGGTCGATCTGACCGCGTTGGATCCGATGCAGATAGCCCAGGCCGGCATTGGCCGCAAGTTTCAAAAGCCTACGGTGTTTGAGGCGCTGACGGTGTTCGAAAATCTTGAGATTGCCCAGAAGGCACAGAAATCGGTGTGGGCCTGCCTGCGTGCCAAGCTCAGCGGCGAGCAGCGCGACCGTATCGATGAGATGCTGAAAACCTTGCGGCTGGGCCATGAGCGACATCGGCCCGCCGGGCTGCTGTCCCACGGGCAGAAGCAATTTCTGGAGATTGGCATGTTGTTGGTGCAGGAGCCGCACCTGTTGCTGCTCGACGAACCGGCAGCCGGAATGACGGATGCGGAAACCGAGTACACCGCCGAGCTGTTCCGCGCGTTGGCGGGCAAGCATTCGCTGATGGTGGTAGAGCACGACATGGGGTTTGTCGAAACCATCGCCGATCATGTCACCGTGCTGCATCAGGGCCAGGTGCTGGCGGAGGGCTCTTTGGCGCAGGTGCAGGCCAACGAGCAGGTGATTGAAGTCTATTTGGGGCGCTGA
- a CDS encoding type II toxin-antitoxin system RelE/ParE family toxin → MEDIYFYGLERYGLQAAEDYLSHIHKAFDNLSHFQLGRNLALIAQDLCVLPAAGHLIYFREDIHWVRIIRVLHHSRDPTRTQFIG, encoded by the coding sequence ATGGAAGATATTTATTTCTATGGCCTGGAGCGGTATGGATTACAAGCCGCCGAAGACTACCTTAGCCATATTCATAAAGCATTTGATAATCTTAGCCATTTTCAGCTTGGCAGAAACCTAGCCTTGATTGCGCAAGATCTCTGCGTTCTGCCAGCCGCTGGGCATCTCATTTATTTTCGTGAAGATATCCATTGGGTAAGAATCATCAGGGTTTTGCATCACTCCCGGGATCCCACCCGTACGCAATTTATTGGGTAA
- a CDS encoding GNAT family N-acetyltransferase: MFSIRQALRHDLALVRDVGIRTYQAHFGELWHHQAELDAFLAQDFAVEALEQTLQDPDVCWLLGYEDERLAGYARLNFNSLLAPTQQTGAELQKIYFLPEYAGRGYGQRFFEQVQQRALERQQTTLWLEVLKRNTSAQLFYQRQGLSICGETCYTSAQGSIGIWYMSKAL, from the coding sequence ATGTTCAGTATTCGCCAGGCTTTACGCCATGATTTAGCGCTAGTTCGTGACGTCGGTATTCGTACTTATCAGGCCCATTTTGGCGAACTTTGGCACCATCAAGCGGAATTGGATGCTTTTTTGGCTCAGGACTTTGCGGTCGAAGCTCTGGAGCAGACCCTGCAGGATCCGGACGTGTGCTGGCTGTTGGGCTATGAAGACGAGCGTCTGGCGGGCTATGCACGGCTGAACTTCAACAGCCTGCTGGCGCCCACTCAACAGACGGGCGCAGAGCTGCAGAAAATCTATTTCCTGCCGGAATATGCCGGCCGGGGTTACGGCCAACGTTTTTTTGAACAGGTACAGCAGCGGGCGCTCGAACGCCAACAGACAACGCTGTGGCTGGAGGTGCTAAAGCGCAACACCAGCGCCCAACTTTTTTACCAACGTCAGGGGCTGAGCATTTGCGGCGAGACCTGCTACACCAGCGCCCAAGGTTCCATCGGCATCTGGTATATGTCGAAAGCGCTGTAA
- a CDS encoding DUF2165 family protein codes for MNEINISRLSCIVLSLFPALWGIFSLLNNTADFANTARHAVGPLLTMQNTYQVPGLMWRAITAPWAGMIGLALITLLESLAGIAATLGIVLMVKHMGHPYATFARGKAWAMLGALCAIAVWGIGFMVVAGDWFMAWQAKEDPLAVQLGALLYMVPNTLALMLLMLQRDSR; via the coding sequence ATGAACGAAATCAATATTTCACGCCTGTCTTGTATCGTCCTGTCACTGTTTCCTGCCCTGTGGGGGATTTTCAGCCTGCTGAACAATACTGCGGATTTTGCCAATACCGCCCGGCATGCCGTGGGGCCCCTGTTGACGATGCAAAATACCTATCAGGTGCCCGGTCTGATGTGGCGTGCCATCACCGCGCCCTGGGCCGGAATGATCGGGTTGGCGTTGATTACCCTGCTGGAGTCTCTGGCCGGGATCGCGGCAACCTTGGGCATAGTGTTGATGGTGAAGCATATGGGTCACCCTTATGCGACGTTCGCCAGAGGCAAAGCCTGGGCCATGCTGGGTGCGCTATGTGCGATTGCAGTATGGGGCATCGGTTTTATGGTGGTCGCCGGCGACTGGTTTATGGCCTGGCAGGCCAAAGAGGATCCGCTGGCGGTGCAGCTGGGTGCCTTATTGTATATGGTGCCCAATACGCTGGCGCTGATGTTGTTGATGCTGCAACGGGACTCGCGATAG
- the urtE gene encoding urea ABC transporter ATP-binding subunit UrtE, which translates to MLQVNELNQYYGGSHILRGLSFEARIGEVTCLLGRNGVGKTTLLKCLMGLIPAKSGTLNWQGVALNGKKPHQRVQAGIAYVPQGREIFPRLTVEENLLMGLARFSGTEARKVPAHIYELFPVLLQMKDRRGGDLSGGQQQQLAIGRALACRPQLLILDEPTEGIQPSVIKEIGAVIKQLAAGGDMAILLVEQFYDFAAELADSYLVMSRGSIIQRGAGSTMEQDGVRGLVAI; encoded by the coding sequence ATGTTGCAAGTTAACGAGCTGAATCAATACTACGGCGGCAGCCATATATTACGCGGCCTGTCGTTTGAGGCCCGCATCGGCGAGGTGACTTGCCTGCTGGGGCGCAACGGCGTGGGGAAAACCACGCTGCTGAAATGCCTGATGGGGCTGATCCCGGCTAAAAGCGGCACCCTCAACTGGCAGGGGGTGGCCCTTAACGGCAAAAAACCGCATCAAAGGGTGCAGGCGGGCATCGCCTATGTGCCGCAGGGGCGGGAGATTTTTCCGCGCCTGACGGTAGAGGAAAACTTGCTGATGGGGCTGGCGCGTTTTTCCGGCACGGAGGCACGTAAGGTGCCGGCACATATTTATGAGTTATTCCCCGTCTTGCTGCAGATGAAAGATCGGCGCGGTGGCGATCTCTCTGGCGGGCAGCAACAGCAGTTAGCGATTGGGCGTGCGCTGGCCTGTCGGCCGCAGTTGTTGATCCTCGACGAGCCGACCGAAGGGATCCAACCTTCGGTGATCAAAGAGATCGGCGCAGTGATCAAGCAGTTGGCGGCAGGTGGCGATATGGCTATCTTGCTGGTGGAGCAGTTCTATGATTTTGCTGCCGAACTGGCAGACAGCTATCTGGTGATGTCGCGTGGCAGCATAATTCAGCGCGGGGCAGGCAGCACGATGGAGCAGGACGGCGTACGCGGGCTGGTGGCGATATAA